A window of Cucurbita pepo subsp. pepo cultivar mu-cu-16 chromosome LG06, ASM280686v2, whole genome shotgun sequence contains these coding sequences:
- the LOC111796960 gene encoding uncharacterized protein LOC111796960, translating to MAPSSPSSSAPEFQMPKKPLSLFANALKRKDSFIQFFAMTGILLLSVRSLGQKYRIHDLQEDTTALKQEQETLIDRMKNIKRSLLHEASLDSTGLFASRLRLLFSQED from the coding sequence ATGGCGCCTTCATCTCCGTCTAGCTCAGCCCCTGAATTTCAAATGCCCAAAAAGCCACTCAGTTTATTCGCGAATGCACTAAAACGCAAGGATAGCTTCATTCAGTTCTTCGCCATGACTGGTATTTTGCTTCTAAGCGTCCGATCCTTGGGTCAGAAGTACCGTATCCACGACCTTCAAGAGGACACTACGGCTCTCAAACAAGAACAGGAAACCCTAATTGACCGTATGAAGAACATCAAGCGCAGCCTCCTTCACGAGGCATCGCTTGACTCCACTGGCCTCTTCGCATCCAGGCTTCGCCTTCTCTTCAGCCAAGAAGACTGA
- the LOC111796959 gene encoding uncharacterized protein LOC111796959 isoform X2 codes for MNRFERAISKNGSLQGFELPTNPQQLQTTKSLGIVLRNAQQLLGDYATSSLPRIAERFEEEGSSTDPTVRGQIQEELVQVGLRMQQFGALLLDLGTSILALRLEQSTIDIQDVGRRVICSNSPMDVFRAVVESSAQISGSSSEDIANELCTHDTLAQEYLEMLSSDINRRLQTNSEHQN; via the exons ATGAACCGTTTCGAGCGCGCAATTTCCAAAAATG GAAGTCTACAAGGGTTCGAACTCCCCACCAATCCTCAACAACTGCAAACCACTAAATCTCTGGGTATCGTCTTGCGAAATGCACAGCAACTCCTCGGTGATTATGCCACATCCTCACTCCCC CGCATTGCTGAGCGATTCGAGGAAGAAGGCTCTTCCACTGACCCCACTGTGAGGGGTCAAATACAAGAAGAGTTAGTACAAGTAGGTCTTAGGATGCAACAATTTGGAGCACTTCTTCTCGACCTTGGCACTTCAATCTTGGCGCTCCGTTTGGAACAATCAACC ATTGACATCCAAGATGTTGGTCGAAGGGTTATTTGTAGCAATTCCCCAATGGATGTGTTTCGCGCTGTGGTAGAGAGTTCAGCTCAAATTTCTGGGAGTAGTAGTGAAGATATTGCTAATGAGTTGTGCACCCACGACACACTTGCTCAG GAATATTTAGAGATGTTATCAAGTGACATAAACCGACGCTTACAAACCAATTCAGAACACCAAAATTAA
- the LOC111796959 gene encoding uncharacterized protein LOC111796959 isoform X1, which translates to MNRFERAISKNGGSLQGFELPTNPQQLQTTKSLGIVLRNAQQLLGDYATSSLPRIAERFEEEGSSTDPTVRGQIQEELVQVGLRMQQFGALLLDLGTSILALRLEQSTIDIQDVGRRVICSNSPMDVFRAVVESSAQISGSSSEDIANELCTHDTLAQEYLEMLSSDINRRLQTNSEHQN; encoded by the exons ATGAACCGTTTCGAGCGCGCAATTTCCAAAAATGGTG GAAGTCTACAAGGGTTCGAACTCCCCACCAATCCTCAACAACTGCAAACCACTAAATCTCTGGGTATCGTCTTGCGAAATGCACAGCAACTCCTCGGTGATTATGCCACATCCTCACTCCCC CGCATTGCTGAGCGATTCGAGGAAGAAGGCTCTTCCACTGACCCCACTGTGAGGGGTCAAATACAAGAAGAGTTAGTACAAGTAGGTCTTAGGATGCAACAATTTGGAGCACTTCTTCTCGACCTTGGCACTTCAATCTTGGCGCTCCGTTTGGAACAATCAACC ATTGACATCCAAGATGTTGGTCGAAGGGTTATTTGTAGCAATTCCCCAATGGATGTGTTTCGCGCTGTGGTAGAGAGTTCAGCTCAAATTTCTGGGAGTAGTAGTGAAGATATTGCTAATGAGTTGTGCACCCACGACACACTTGCTCAG GAATATTTAGAGATGTTATCAAGTGACATAAACCGACGCTTACAAACCAATTCAGAACACCAAAATTAA